Proteins encoded in a region of the Altererythrobacter ishigakiensis genome:
- the dcd gene encoding dCTP deaminase — protein MAILSDKWIREKAKNEGMIEPFVEAQRRDGVISYGVSSFGYDARVADEFKIFTNVDSAVVDPKNFDGKSLVDRQTDVCIIPPNSFALARTVEYFRIPDDVLVICLGKSTYARCGIIVNVTPLEPGWEGHVTLEFSNTTPLPAKIYANEGACQFLFLQGNERPEVTYADRAGKYMGQRGVTLPRL, from the coding sequence ATGGCGATTCTTTCCGACAAGTGGATTCGAGAAAAGGCTAAGAACGAAGGGATGATAGAGCCTTTCGTCGAGGCGCAGCGGCGCGATGGCGTCATTTCCTATGGCGTCAGCTCGTTTGGCTATGACGCGCGGGTCGCGGACGAATTCAAGATTTTCACCAATGTCGATTCGGCAGTAGTGGACCCGAAGAATTTTGACGGAAAATCACTGGTCGACCGGCAGACCGATGTTTGCATCATCCCGCCTAACTCGTTCGCTCTTGCACGCACCGTCGAATACTTCCGCATCCCGGACGATGTGCTGGTAATCTGTCTCGGCAAGAGCACCTATGCGCGCTGCGGGATCATCGTGAATGTCACCCCGCTGGAGCCGGGCTGGGAAGGCCATGTGACGCTGGAGTTCTCCAACACCACGCCGTTGCCTGCGAAAATCTATGCCAATGAAGGGGCGTGCCAGTTCCTGTTCCTGCAAGGTAATGAGCGGCCCGAGGTCACTTATGCCGATCGCGCGGGCAAATATATGGGCCAGCGCGGGGTCACGCTGCCTCGGCTGTGA
- the putA gene encoding bifunctional proline dehydrogenase/L-glutamate gamma-semialdehyde dehydrogenase PutA gives MTKLQNLDRTALRRAYREDEQSCVKARVKQAEPASVVHDQAADLAGKLIVGARKEKASGIDAFLHQYGLDTEEGIALMCLAEALLRVPDAETADLLIRDKLGDIDWSEHLGESSSTFVNAATFSLMLTGEMLDPPEAKQRGMGATLKRTMNRLGEPVVRKATLQAMRILGRQFVYGRTIDEAMDRAKPEQKKGLSHSFDMLGEAAMTYADAGRYAQAYHLALDRVAAEATGRIEDSPGISVKLSALHPKYTFLHADIARIGLVPIVRDLAIKARDANIHFTIDAEEAERLELSMDIIEELAADDALFTRPDGTVWEGFGLAIQAYQKRGVPLCDWVGKLARRYNRRFYVRLVKGAYWDTEIKLSQVGGYEDFPVFTRKVATDVSYLACAVRLFEHSDVILPAFATHNALTIGSIKALSGGKSFEFQRLHGMGEEVYEALARLEGNNRTNVRIYAPVGGHKELLAYLVRRLLENGANTSFVNRMADAEIPVEEMTSDPVAELAATEPKRNPAIPIPADIFGNRTNSAGVDLADPLVLAPLQAQLAQIADKRWYAGPTFPAKEAGEEAPINAPQDLTHEVGTRRDSTEEEVQDAITRALAIQPGWDALGGQKRAVILEAAAELFEAHTVEFLSLCQREAGKTLVDAVLELREAVDFLRYYAVEARRQFSGPITLPGPTGEENLLRMHGRGVFATISPWNFPLAIFIGPAAAALAAGNTVVAKPAEQTPLIAALAVKLCHEAGMPEEAFQLLPGAGDVGQMITSDPRIAGVAFTGSTETAQAINRTLAAREGPIATFIAETGGQNAMIVDSSALPEQVVRDVLASAFQSAGQRCSAQRMLYIQEDVYDEMLAMIRGAFDALNVGDPALMHTDVGPVIDPDAKAALERHVARRKKSGAAVWRHKLPRGTSKGCFVAPAIIEIDSILDLKRENFGPILHVAKFASEDLGKVISDINATGYGLTLGLHSRIAATKRFIEQRARVGNFYVNRNQIGAVVESQPFGGEGLSGTGPKAGGPHYVARFATERVTCVDTTAAGGNASLLAG, from the coding sequence TTGACCAAACTTCAGAACCTTGACCGAACTGCCCTTCGTCGTGCGTACCGGGAGGATGAACAATCCTGTGTCAAAGCGCGAGTGAAGCAGGCCGAGCCAGCGTCTGTGGTTCACGATCAAGCTGCTGATCTGGCTGGAAAACTCATTGTCGGTGCGCGCAAGGAAAAGGCGAGCGGGATCGACGCTTTCCTGCACCAGTATGGCCTGGATACCGAGGAAGGCATCGCACTGATGTGCCTGGCAGAGGCGTTGTTACGCGTCCCCGATGCGGAAACCGCTGACCTGTTGATCAGGGACAAGTTGGGCGACATCGACTGGAGCGAACATCTGGGCGAGAGTTCGTCCACGTTCGTCAACGCAGCGACATTTTCTCTGATGCTGACAGGTGAGATGCTTGATCCGCCGGAAGCCAAGCAACGCGGGATGGGCGCAACCTTGAAGCGCACCATGAACCGTCTGGGCGAACCGGTGGTGCGCAAGGCTACGCTGCAAGCGATGCGGATCCTTGGCCGACAGTTCGTCTACGGGCGCACAATCGACGAAGCCATGGATCGGGCAAAGCCCGAGCAGAAAAAGGGGCTTTCACACAGCTTCGATATGCTCGGCGAAGCGGCGATGACTTATGCTGACGCCGGGCGCTATGCGCAGGCGTATCACCTGGCGCTGGACCGGGTTGCCGCGGAGGCAACCGGACGGATCGAGGATTCTCCGGGAATTTCTGTCAAACTGTCCGCGCTGCATCCCAAATACACCTTTCTGCATGCGGATATCGCGCGCATCGGACTGGTGCCGATTGTTCGCGATCTGGCGATCAAAGCGCGCGATGCGAACATTCATTTCACCATCGATGCAGAGGAGGCTGAGCGGCTCGAGCTTTCGATGGATATCATTGAAGAATTGGCTGCGGATGACGCGCTTTTCACTCGGCCGGACGGGACAGTTTGGGAAGGTTTCGGCCTGGCGATTCAGGCGTACCAGAAACGCGGCGTGCCATTGTGTGACTGGGTAGGCAAGCTTGCTCGCCGCTATAACCGGCGCTTCTATGTTCGGCTGGTGAAGGGCGCGTATTGGGATACCGAGATCAAGCTGAGTCAGGTTGGTGGCTACGAAGATTTCCCGGTATTTACCCGCAAAGTGGCGACGGATGTCTCCTATCTTGCCTGCGCGGTGCGCCTGTTTGAGCATAGCGACGTTATCCTGCCAGCATTTGCAACGCACAACGCCTTGACCATCGGTTCGATCAAGGCATTGTCAGGCGGGAAGTCTTTCGAGTTTCAGCGGCTCCACGGCATGGGCGAGGAGGTCTATGAAGCTCTGGCCAGGCTTGAAGGCAATAATCGCACCAATGTGCGAATTTATGCCCCGGTTGGCGGGCACAAAGAGCTATTGGCGTATCTGGTGCGCCGCTTGCTCGAGAACGGCGCCAACACCAGCTTCGTCAATCGCATGGCTGATGCGGAAATCCCTGTTGAAGAGATGACAAGCGATCCGGTGGCCGAGCTCGCGGCAACCGAGCCTAAACGCAATCCGGCAATTCCCATTCCCGCGGACATATTCGGCAATCGGACAAACAGCGCCGGAGTGGATCTGGCAGATCCGCTGGTGCTTGCACCATTACAAGCGCAGCTGGCCCAAATTGCAGACAAACGCTGGTATGCCGGGCCAACATTTCCGGCCAAGGAAGCTGGTGAGGAAGCTCCGATCAATGCACCGCAAGACCTTACTCATGAAGTAGGTACCCGGCGGGATTCCACAGAGGAGGAAGTGCAAGACGCGATCACTCGCGCGCTCGCCATCCAGCCGGGCTGGGATGCTTTGGGCGGGCAAAAGCGTGCGGTAATCCTGGAAGCCGCCGCGGAACTGTTCGAAGCTCATACGGTTGAGTTTCTCTCTCTTTGCCAGCGCGAAGCGGGCAAGACGCTGGTCGATGCGGTGCTGGAACTGCGCGAAGCGGTCGATTTCCTTCGCTATTACGCCGTTGAAGCGCGACGCCAGTTTTCCGGCCCGATCACATTGCCCGGTCCTACCGGTGAAGAGAACCTGCTGCGCATGCATGGACGCGGTGTCTTCGCAACAATCAGCCCATGGAACTTCCCGCTGGCAATCTTTATCGGCCCAGCAGCAGCTGCGCTCGCCGCCGGCAATACGGTCGTCGCCAAACCAGCCGAACAAACCCCGCTGATCGCCGCGCTTGCGGTTAAGCTGTGTCATGAAGCCGGGATGCCCGAAGAAGCGTTCCAATTGCTGCCAGGCGCGGGCGACGTGGGTCAGATGATCACCAGCGATCCGCGCATTGCCGGCGTTGCTTTCACAGGCTCGACCGAAACAGCGCAGGCAATCAATCGCACGCTCGCTGCGCGCGAAGGGCCAATCGCGACATTCATCGCTGAAACCGGCGGGCAGAACGCGATGATCGTCGATAGCTCTGCCCTGCCCGAGCAGGTGGTCCGTGATGTCCTCGCCAGCGCGTTTCAGAGTGCCGGCCAACGCTGTTCCGCGCAACGCATGCTCTACATCCAGGAGGACGTCTATGACGAGATGCTGGCGATGATACGCGGTGCGTTTGATGCGTTGAATGTCGGCGATCCGGCGCTGATGCACACCGATGTCGGCCCGGTGATTGATCCTGATGCCAAAGCTGCGCTGGAACGTCACGTGGCCCGGCGCAAGAAGAGTGGTGCGGCTGTGTGGCGCCACAAATTACCTCGGGGGACGAGCAAGGGTTGCTTTGTTGCCCCGGCCATCATCGAGATTGACTCGATCCTTGATCTGAAACGTGAGAACTTCGGGCCTATCCTGCATGTCGCAAAGTTCGCTTCTGAAGATCTTGGCAAGGTGATCTCAGACATCAATGCGACCGGATACGGCCTGACGCTGGGCCTGCACAGCCGTATCGCAGCAACAAAGCGCTTTATCGAACAGCGCGCACGAGTCGGCAATTTCTACGTCAACCGCAACCAGATCGGCGCGGTAGTCGAAAGTCAGCCGTTCGGCGGCGAGGGCCTGTCAGGCACTGGCCCCAAGGCTGGCGGACCGCATTACGTTGCCCGCTTTGCTACAGAGCGTGTGACCTGCGTTGATACGACCGCTGCTGGCGGTAATGCGAGCCTGCTGGCAGGGTAG
- a CDS encoding acyl-CoA dehydrogenase family protein, producing MSCAPLFDQWRSRSPHYDETHEAVCDSVRTFVSREIMPHVDTWERDGELPRELHRKAAEAGVLGLGYPEEYGGSGTLEQRGFDIFHSLVQSEELCRPGAGGIPASLMIHGIGLPPVLAAGSEDLKQRIAPQVLSGEKIICLGITEPGGGSDVANLKTRAERRGDHYIVNGAKTLITSGMRADFVSLAVRTGDAGMGGVSLLLVELDREGVSRTPLEKMGWHSSDTATIHFDDVEVPAENLIGPENAGFGAIMRNFNGERLGMAQQAAAYSRLCYEDALDWARERETFGRPLITRQSIRHKLARMLQMIGATQAMIDHAAWTVKNGCPFPGDFALLKVQATQTMEYCAREACQIMGGASFVRGGRVERIYREVRVMAIGGGSEEIMYDLASRQFGF from the coding sequence ATGAGTTGCGCGCCGCTCTTTGACCAATGGCGCAGCCGCTCTCCGCATTACGATGAAACACATGAGGCGGTGTGCGACAGTGTGCGCACCTTCGTATCGCGCGAGATCATGCCGCATGTCGACACGTGGGAGCGTGACGGCGAATTGCCACGCGAGCTTCACCGGAAAGCCGCGGAAGCAGGCGTACTGGGCCTTGGGTACCCTGAGGAGTACGGCGGCAGCGGCACGCTTGAGCAGCGTGGCTTCGATATCTTTCACTCGCTTGTCCAATCTGAAGAGCTGTGTCGCCCGGGAGCAGGAGGAATACCTGCATCCTTGATGATTCACGGAATTGGTCTGCCCCCGGTGCTCGCAGCAGGCAGTGAAGATCTGAAACAACGGATCGCACCGCAAGTCCTCTCAGGCGAAAAGATCATCTGCCTCGGCATTACCGAGCCGGGTGGCGGGTCGGACGTAGCCAACCTGAAAACGCGGGCAGAACGGCGCGGCGATCATTACATCGTCAACGGAGCGAAAACACTGATCACATCGGGCATGCGCGCAGACTTTGTCAGTCTGGCCGTGCGCACCGGGGATGCGGGCATGGGCGGCGTGTCGCTGCTGCTGGTCGAGCTGGACCGCGAGGGCGTTTCGCGCACGCCGCTGGAGAAAATGGGCTGGCATTCCTCGGACACCGCGACGATTCACTTTGACGATGTAGAGGTGCCGGCTGAAAATCTGATCGGGCCGGAAAACGCAGGGTTTGGCGCGATCATGCGCAATTTCAACGGTGAGCGACTGGGCATGGCGCAGCAGGCGGCTGCTTACTCACGGCTGTGTTACGAGGATGCGCTGGATTGGGCTCGCGAGCGAGAGACATTTGGTCGCCCCCTAATCACGCGGCAGTCGATCCGTCACAAGCTGGCGCGCATGCTGCAAATGATTGGCGCGACACAGGCCATGATCGATCACGCGGCCTGGACGGTAAAGAACGGGTGTCCTTTCCCCGGTGACTTCGCACTGCTGAAAGTCCAAGCGACGCAAACCATGGAATACTGTGCGCGCGAGGCGTGCCAGATCATGGGCGGGGCCAGTTTCGTACGCGGCGGACGGGTCGAGCGTATCTATCGCGAGGTTCGCGTGATGGCGATTGGCGGCGGCTCCGAAGAGATCATGTACGATCTCGCCAGCCGTCAGTTCGGTTTCTGA
- a CDS encoding saccharopine dehydrogenase family protein, translated as MANPEFDIIVYGATGYTGRLVAEYLDQHYGGRGDAPKWAMAGRSLDKLESVRDEIGAPDTTPLVVADANDPASLEAMCNRTKVVLTTVGPYQLYGDALVEACVKTGTDYADLCGEPAWMREQIDKHEAAAKESGARICFSSGFDSIPFDLGVLMTQKEVIKRTGKPSPRIRGRVRAMQGTFSGGTAASLTETMKAVARKPALLAVLRSSFGLTPGFEGADQPSGMIPRHEKDLDKWAAPFVMAPINTKNVHRTNFLSGFPYGEDFRYDEMMLTSPGDAGKKMAEAAAEMMKNPFGAKPPEPGEGPSKEERENGFYDILFVADMPDGAYLHYGVKGKYDPGYGSTSRMLSETGIALLSCDKPGGIGTPGYFLGEALVDRLQEHADLTFAVEG; from the coding sequence ATGGCCAACCCAGAATTTGACATCATCGTCTATGGCGCCACCGGATACACAGGCCGGTTGGTCGCTGAGTATCTTGACCAGCATTATGGCGGCCGGGGTGACGCCCCCAAATGGGCCATGGCAGGCCGCAGTCTGGACAAGCTGGAGTCCGTGCGTGACGAAATTGGTGCACCTGACACTACGCCGCTGGTGGTCGCTGACGCGAATGATCCAGCCAGTCTGGAGGCGATGTGCAACCGGACAAAGGTCGTTCTGACCACTGTCGGCCCGTACCAGCTGTATGGCGATGCGCTCGTTGAAGCTTGTGTCAAAACCGGCACGGACTATGCAGATTTGTGCGGCGAACCGGCATGGATGCGCGAACAGATCGACAAGCATGAGGCCGCAGCGAAGGAAAGCGGCGCGCGCATCTGTTTCTCAAGCGGTTTCGATTCGATTCCCTTCGATCTGGGTGTCCTGATGACTCAAAAGGAAGTCATCAAGCGCACCGGCAAACCATCACCGCGGATCCGCGGACGCGTGCGCGCCATGCAAGGCACATTTTCGGGCGGCACCGCAGCCAGCTTGACTGAGACGATGAAGGCGGTTGCGCGCAAGCCCGCTCTGCTCGCCGTTCTGCGTTCGTCGTTCGGCCTCACGCCAGGTTTTGAGGGGGCCGATCAGCCCTCCGGCATGATTCCGCGTCACGAGAAGGACTTGGACAAATGGGCGGCGCCTTTCGTGATGGCACCGATCAACACGAAAAATGTCCACCGAACCAATTTTCTCAGCGGTTTTCCCTATGGTGAGGACTTCCGCTATGATGAGATGATGCTCACCAGCCCGGGGGATGCGGGCAAGAAAATGGCGGAAGCGGCCGCTGAGATGATGAAGAACCCCTTCGGCGCGAAACCGCCAGAGCCCGGTGAAGGTCCGAGCAAGGAAGAGCGCGAGAACGGTTTTTATGACATTCTGTTCGTGGCCGACATGCCTGACGGTGCGTATCTGCATTACGGGGTCAAAGGCAAATATGATCCCGGTTATGGCTCCACCAGCCGGATGCTGAGCGAAACCGGCATCGCGCTCCTCTCTTGCGACAAACCGGGCGGGATTGGCACGCCGGGTTATTTTCTGGGTGAAGCGCTGGTCGACCGACTGCAAGAACATGCCGACCTGACCTTCGCTGTCGAGGGCTGA